TTAGCAAAACCAGGAACTGTTAAACCACACCAAGAATTTAAAGCTCAAGTTTATGCGTTAACAAAAGAAGAAGGAGGACGTCATACACCATTCTTTGGTCACTACCGTCCACAATTCTACTTCCGAACAACTGATGTTACGGGAAGCATTGAATTACCAGCAGGAACAGAAATGGTAATGCCAGGAGACAATGTTGAGTTAACAGTTAAATTAATTAGTCCAATTGCTGTTGAACAAGGAACTAAATTCTCAATTCGTGAAGGTGGAAGAACAATCGGCGCTGGATCAGTTGTGGAAATTATTAAATAATTGTAAAGACACAATCAAATAATAACTTATTCGTAAGTTATTATTTTTTTATTTTAAATATTTAAATTGTCTAAAATTAGTATTAATTGTCACCTCTAAAATATGTTATATTATAAATGTAAATTAGATATTAATGTTAACAGAGTGCGCAAAGGACCTAACAATCAACGATTATTTGTTAGGTATTTTTTATGATTATTTATTCTAATTTATCTTCATAACAAGAAGATTTACTTAAAAACGCTTGTTTTTAGTGGATTTTTAGTTATAATTCTAATTAAGTCATTTAAAGGAGGTTAATAAGATGGCATATAACCCAACAGTCAATAATGTTGAAGAACCAGCAAAAGCAAGTGCTTTTGGGAAGTTTTTTGTATATATTTCATTTATTTTAATTATTCCAATTTTTATTTTTATTGGAACAAGAAATAGTTTAATTCGTCAAAAACAACGAATTGAAGAAACAGCATCGGATATTGATGTGCAATTAAAACGAAGAATGGATATGCTAACAAAATTAGTTGATGCTACAAAGCAATATATGCAATATGAAAAATCAACATTATCAACAATTATTGAATTGAGAAGTCAAACAAGTCCTTTTAAAATGAAAGATGTTGATCGGATTAACAAAGCTATTAGTGATCAAATGGGGCGCATTAACATGTTAATGGAAAATTACCCTGATTTGAAAGCTAATAATAGTGTAATTGAATTACAAACAGGAATTAAAGATTGTGAAGACAACATTGCTGCTGCTCGTAGATTTTATAATTCAGAAGTTCGTGATTTTAACGGAAGAATTAAGACCTGACCAACAAATGTATCAGCCGGAACTATTCACGCGCAAACATATTTATATTTTGAAGCAGCTCCTGCTGATCGTCAAGATGTTAAAATTGATTTAGGACAATAATTAACAGCTAATGACAAATAATTTAAATTCAACGATAACTCCGCAGTCACAACGCTGAATTGCCACGGTTACAAATGATGTTAATGATAAATTACAACAATTTAGTAAC
The sequence above is drawn from the Spiroplasma eriocheiris genome and encodes:
- a CDS encoding LemA family protein, which codes for MAYNPTVNNVEEPAKASAFGKFFVYISFILIIPIFIFIGTRNSLIRQKQRIEETASDIDVQLKRRMDMLTKLVDATKQYMQYEKSTLSTIIELRSQTSPFKMKDVDRINKAISDQMGRINMLMENYPDLKANNSVIELQTGIKDCEDNIAAARRFYNSEVRDFNGRIKTWPTNVSAGTIHAQTYLYFEAAPADRQDVKIDLGQ